Proteins from one Cryptomeria japonica chromosome 4, Sugi_1.0, whole genome shotgun sequence genomic window:
- the LOC131047475 gene encoding fruit protein pKIWI502 — MAMAMSITLTSTGTSSMRRAFAIQPPRISSPNLLPSSTRKHTGLRLIANASAVSSEFRITELPPVAKEEFYAASVLDIEEVAPGIRCVAVEAEISRELVHREDAYRRAGQLARVRVGERELKVPVCSAPFSRDCNWSVVYKARGDMPSGAMKAPNSTLSVKAPLQLHVTQQHLPDLFALSPGDELQLGPFDEASGLDLRPLLFISGFPTVLIFASGRGIAVSKAIIEANEGDNGSINLGFREEVRLYYSAPDPALIAYKGKFEEWEKRKVKTRTTVLSRGEQEWDGFVGSFTHLWDEDDIEYNPETTAAIVCVEEDARDELKELLSGAEIPDKQVLYWNAAL, encoded by the exons ATGGCTATGGCGATGTCTATCACTTTAACGAGTACTGGTACTAGCTCTATGCGCAGGGCATTTGCAATTCAACCGCCCCGGATTTCTTCCCCAAATCTTCTTCCTTCCTCTACCCGCAAACACACTGGGTTAAGACTGATTGCAAATGCAAGTGCAGTGAGCAGTGAATTCAGGATAACCGAACTGCCGCCAGTGGCAAAGGAGGAGTTTTATGCTGCCTCGGTGCTGGACATTGAAGAAGTCGCCCCAGGCATCCGTTGTGTTGCTGTGGAAGCTGAAATCTCCAGAGAA CTGGTGCACAGAGAGGATGCGTACAGGAGGGCTGGACAATTGGCGAGAgtgagagtgggagagagagagttGAAGGTGCCCGTGTGCAGCGCCCCCTTCTCGAGGGATTGCAACTGGAGCGTGGTGTATAAGGCGCGAGGAGACATGCCTTCAGGGGCCATGAAAGCGCCCAATTCGACCTTGTCGGTGAAGGCGCCCCTGCAGCTGCACGTTACTCAGCAACATCTGCCCGATCTCTTCGCCCTCTCCCCGGGAGATGAGCTGCAACTCGGCCCCTTTGATGAGGCGTCGGGCCTCGATCTGCGTCCCCTGCTCTTCATCTCAGGGTTTCCAACAGTGCTAATTTTCGCCTCGGGGAGAGGCATTGCGGTGTCAAAGGCCATCATTGAGGCCAATGAAGGAGACAATGGCAGTATTAATTTGGGTTTCCGGGAAGAAGTGCGCCTCTATTACTCTGCTCCTGATCCAGCCCTCATAGCTTACAAG GGCAAGTTTGAGGAGTGGGAGAAAAGGAAAGTAAAAACTCGAACTACTGTGTTGAGTAGAGGCGAGCAAGAATGGGATGGCTTTGTGGGCTCTTTCACTCATCTTTGGGACGAGGATGATATTGAATACAATCCAGAGACAACGGCAGCTATTGTTTGTGTGGAAGAGGATGCAAGGGATGAATTAAAGGAGCTGCTTTCTGGTGCCGAAATTCCAGATAAGCAAGTTTTATATTGGAATGCCGCATTGTGA